The proteins below are encoded in one region of Triticum aestivum cultivar Chinese Spring chromosome 1B, IWGSC CS RefSeq v2.1, whole genome shotgun sequence:
- the LOC123080145 gene encoding uncharacterized protein, which yields MRRGNKHEQATLVSSRKAACCFVSRPPGGRNRGAHPQVTVASLLRPPPKMDGDQSFLDTIGFGYTQTQPDSPIGEQATPSTQHRSAITEKGKSNKGKNWSSDEDKYYNTHKESSWPERNANAINCRYTTINKETSKFCGCLEHILNRQESGRTIEEKTNDAHILFKEMDLKKKKPFTLMHCYVEFSKYPKWQAREVETSLKKQKKTIDASLGTATNDPADASSVRTNATSIRTDALEHEKRPDGVKKDKRGKADDSACKLSLETVWAAKLEKDEIKEAARNARYAQQLEVRKEEIALEKNEDARNEREDARRQFELDERVMLIDTSGMADVQKQFYQAKQKEILARGVG from the exons ATGAGGCGTGGGAATAAACACGAGCAAGCCACGCTCGTGAGCTCGCGAAAAGCAGCCTGCTGCTTCGTCTCGCGCCCGCCCGGAGGAAGGAACAGGGGAGCTCACCCCCAGGTCACCGTCGCGTCTcttctccggccgccgcccaag ATGGATGGTGACCAAAGCTTCTTGGACACCATTGGTTTTGGTTACACACAAACACAACCAGATAGTCCAATTGGAGAGCAGGCAACTCCATCAACTCAGCATCGTTCTGCAATAACAGAGAAAGGAAAATCCAACAAAGGCAAAAATTGGTCTAGTGATGAGGACAAG TACTACAACACACACAAGGAATCATCATGGCCGGAGCGTAATGCTAATGCAATCAATTGTCGTTACACAACGATTAACAAAGAGACCTCCAAATTTTGTGGTTGCCTTGAGCATATTTTAAATAGGCAAGAAAGTGGAAGGACTATAGAAGAAAAG ACAAACGATGCACACATTTTGTTCAAGGAAATGGATCTTAAAAAAAAGAAGCCTTTCACACTGATGCATTGCTATGTAGAGTTTTCAAAGTATCCAAAGTGGCAGGCAAGAGAAGTTGAAACTTCTCTTAAGAAACAAAAGAAGACCATTGATGCAAGTCTGGGCACAGCCACCAATGATCCGGCTGATGCATCCTCAGTACGTACTAATGCTACCTCGATACGCACTGATGCTCTTGAACATGAGAAAAGACCTGATGGtgtgaagaaggacaagagaggTAAAGCTGATGACAGTGCTTGCAAGTTGTCATTAGAAACTGTGTGGGCAGCAAAGCTAGAGAAGGATGAGATCAAAGAGGCGGCAAGAAATGCTCGCTACGCACAGCAATTGGAAGTGCGAAAAGAGGAGATTGCACTCGAAAAGAATGAGGATGCACGAAACGAGAGGGAGGATGCACGGAGACAGTTTGAATTAGATGAGAGGGTCATGCTCATCGACACAAGTGGTATGGCTGATGTTCAAAAGCAGTTCTACCAAGCTAAGCAGAAGGAGATCCTTGCTCGCGGCGTAGGGTAA
- the LOC123096492 gene encoding uncharacterized protein: protein MSYRMMGEEEEDAFEASSCASSGGESGDEGDRFPDVAGGRRQSAPPQAPLRRMNSDSIYDMSGMTAHLPAKKGLSAYYQGKSQSFACMAEVRCLEDLQKKEKPRGHKMKPCKSYAALGGMAMARKPQGSSCANLGLLDAGNGFMAPRNIPVNEDCYHQ from the exons ATGAGCTACAGGATgatgggcgaggaggaggaggatgcctTCGAGGCGTCGTCGTGCGCCTCCTCCGGCGGCGAGTCGGGCGACGAGGGGGACCGGTTCCCAGACGTCGCGGGCGGGCGCCGCCAGTCCGCGCCGCCGCAGGCGCCGCTGAGGCGGATGAACTCGGACAGCATCTACGACATGTCCGGCATGACGGCGCACCTCCCGGCCAA GAAGGGGCTGTCGGCGTACTACCAGGGCAAGTCGCAGTCGTTCGCGTGCATGGCGGAGGTGCGGTGCCTGGAGGACCTGCAGAAGAAGGAGAAGCCGCGCGGGCACAAGATGAAGCCCTGCAAGAGCTACGCCGCTCTGGGGGGCATGGCCATGGCCAGGAAGCCGCAGGGCTCCTCCTGCGCCAACCTCGGCCTCCTGGACGCCGGCAACGGCTTCATGGCGCCCCGGAACATCCCCGTCAACGAGGACTGCTACCATCAGTAG